Proteins encoded together in one Bactrocera neohumeralis isolate Rockhampton chromosome 4, APGP_CSIRO_Bneo_wtdbg2-racon-allhic-juicebox.fasta_v2, whole genome shotgun sequence window:
- the LOC126757314 gene encoding acidic leucine-rich nuclear phosphoprotein 32 family member A isoform X1, which translates to MLVARFGIGTQLYVRHVCNSALFSLCLFPLCFLFFFWFAFLYFRRTSRWLTFLITDLNLDNCRSTSIVGLTDEYTALESLSLINVGLTTLKGFPKLPNLKKLELSDNRISNGLNYLTTSPKLQYLNLSGNKIKDLETLKPLEEFKQLAVLDLFNNEATQIDNYREKIFEMLKSLKFLDGFDANDVEAPSEDDDDEVNGNDGEDDGDDDGEEEDTQKAFCLNGIEIDLDELEEFEQRVKAKKQLQGNTAAAKNQKTVDEVDDLDELLKEIKLKDVATSSNCDKLSTASQSTDAIVAKPTDAETANAPPLPFALILYWFLAILNLANATFYSCDEEDYASSYVSTSDVSLSEVYNEDLEEDNSEWDEENAAEDEFEDTDDDDSDEDGEGEGGNASAKGKAGKEKSSSNSAAAKAETAEANNTATADGAAEEEEPQARGKKRKHDG; encoded by the exons ATGTTGGTGGCACGTTTTGGCATTGGAACACAGCTGTATGTGCGCCATGTTTGTAATAGCGCACTTTTCAGTTTATGTTTGTTTcctttgtgttttcttttttttttttggtttgcttttctttattttcggcGCACTTCTCGCTGGTTAACATTTCTG ATCACAGATTTAAATCTGGATAATTGTCGGAGTACAAGTATTGTGGGCCTTACAGATGAGTACACTGCGCTCGAATCGTTGAGCTTAATCAATGTTGGTTTAACCACACTAAAAGGTTTCCCCAAGTTGCCCAATCTAAAGAAACTCGAACTTTCCGATAACAG AATATCAAATGGCCTCAACTACTTGACTACAAGCCCCAAATTACAATACCTTAACCTGTCGGGCAATAAAATTAAGGATCTGGAAACACTGAAACCTTTAGAGGAATTCAAACAACTTGCTGTTTTGGATTTGTTTAATAACGAAGCAACACAAATTGATAATTACCGagagaagattttcgaaatgttgaAATCTTTGAAATTCCTGGATGG TTTTGATGCGAACGATGTGGAAGCGCCTTCAGAAGATGATGATGACGAGGTTAACGGCAACGATGGCGAGGACGATGGTGACGACGATGGCGAAGAAGAAG ACACGCAAAAAGCGTTTTGTTTAAATGgtattgaaattgatttggatgAGTTGGAAGAGTTTGAGCAGCGTGTAAAGGCAAAGAAACAGCTTCAGGGCAACACTGCTGCTGCGAAAAATCAAAAGACTGTTGACGAAGTTGATGACTTAGATGAATTATTGAAGGAAATAAAGTTGAAAGATGTAGCAACAAGTTCTAACTGTGATAAGCTATCCACGGCATCTCAGTCCACAGATGCAATAGTGGCCAAGCCAACGGATGCTGAAACAGCGAATGCACCACCATTGCCTTTTGCTCTTATACTCTATTGGTTTTTAGCGATACTTAATCTGGCAAATGCCACTTTTT ATTCCTGCGATGAGGAGGACTATGCCAGCTCGTATGTATCCACATCTGATGTTTCGTTATCAGAG gtATATAATGAAGATCTGGAAGAGGATAACTCTGAATGGGATGAAGAGAATGCAGCTGAAGATGAATTTGAGGATACCGATGACGATGATAGTGATGAGGATGGCGAAGGAGAGGGGGGAAATGCGTCTGCTAAGGGTAAAGCAGGCAAGGAAAAATCGTCATCCAATTCCGCCGCTGCAAAAGCAGAAACCGCTGAAGCAAATAATACCGCTACCGCTGATGGCGCTGCAG aAGAGGAGGAACCGCAGGCTCGGGGAAAGAAAAGAAAGCACGACGGTTAA
- the LOC126757314 gene encoding acidic leucine-rich nuclear phosphoprotein 32 family member A isoform X2: MEKRIELERRARKANQITDLNLDNCRSTSIVGLTDEYTALESLSLINVGLTTLKGFPKLPNLKKLELSDNRISNGLNYLTTSPKLQYLNLSGNKIKDLETLKPLEEFKQLAVLDLFNNEATQIDNYREKIFEMLKSLKFLDGFDANDVEAPSEDDDDEVNGNDGEDDGDDDGEEEDTQKAFCLNGIEIDLDELEEFEQRVKAKKQLQGNTAAAKNQKTVDEVDDLDELLKEIKLKDVATSSNCDKLSTASQSTDAIVAKPTDAETANAPPLPFALILYWFLAILNLANATFYSCDEEDYASSYVSTSDVSLSEVYNEDLEEDNSEWDEENAAEDEFEDTDDDDSDEDGEGEGGNASAKGKAGKEKSSSNSAAAKAETAEANNTATADGAAEEEEPQARGKKRKHDG, translated from the exons atggaaAAGAGAATAGAACTGGAAAGACGCGCACGTAAAGCGAATCAG ATCACAGATTTAAATCTGGATAATTGTCGGAGTACAAGTATTGTGGGCCTTACAGATGAGTACACTGCGCTCGAATCGTTGAGCTTAATCAATGTTGGTTTAACCACACTAAAAGGTTTCCCCAAGTTGCCCAATCTAAAGAAACTCGAACTTTCCGATAACAG AATATCAAATGGCCTCAACTACTTGACTACAAGCCCCAAATTACAATACCTTAACCTGTCGGGCAATAAAATTAAGGATCTGGAAACACTGAAACCTTTAGAGGAATTCAAACAACTTGCTGTTTTGGATTTGTTTAATAACGAAGCAACACAAATTGATAATTACCGagagaagattttcgaaatgttgaAATCTTTGAAATTCCTGGATGG TTTTGATGCGAACGATGTGGAAGCGCCTTCAGAAGATGATGATGACGAGGTTAACGGCAACGATGGCGAGGACGATGGTGACGACGATGGCGAAGAAGAAG ACACGCAAAAAGCGTTTTGTTTAAATGgtattgaaattgatttggatgAGTTGGAAGAGTTTGAGCAGCGTGTAAAGGCAAAGAAACAGCTTCAGGGCAACACTGCTGCTGCGAAAAATCAAAAGACTGTTGACGAAGTTGATGACTTAGATGAATTATTGAAGGAAATAAAGTTGAAAGATGTAGCAACAAGTTCTAACTGTGATAAGCTATCCACGGCATCTCAGTCCACAGATGCAATAGTGGCCAAGCCAACGGATGCTGAAACAGCGAATGCACCACCATTGCCTTTTGCTCTTATACTCTATTGGTTTTTAGCGATACTTAATCTGGCAAATGCCACTTTTT ATTCCTGCGATGAGGAGGACTATGCCAGCTCGTATGTATCCACATCTGATGTTTCGTTATCAGAG gtATATAATGAAGATCTGGAAGAGGATAACTCTGAATGGGATGAAGAGAATGCAGCTGAAGATGAATTTGAGGATACCGATGACGATGATAGTGATGAGGATGGCGAAGGAGAGGGGGGAAATGCGTCTGCTAAGGGTAAAGCAGGCAAGGAAAAATCGTCATCCAATTCCGCCGCTGCAAAAGCAGAAACCGCTGAAGCAAATAATACCGCTACCGCTGATGGCGCTGCAG aAGAGGAGGAACCGCAGGCTCGGGGAAAGAAAAGAAAGCACGACGGTTAA
- the LOC126757314 gene encoding acidic leucine-rich nuclear phosphoprotein 32 family member A isoform X3: MLVARFGIGTQLYVRHVCNSALFSLCLFPLCFLFFFWFAFLYFRRTSRWLTFLITDLNLDNCRSTSIVGLTDEYTALESLSLINVGLTTLKGFPKLPNLKKLELSDNRISNGLNYLTTSPKLQYLNLSGNKIKDLETLKPLEEFKQLAVLDLFNNEATQIDNYREKIFEMLKSLKFLDGFDANDVEAPSEDDDDEVNGNDGEDDGDDDGEEEDSCDEEDYASSYVSTSDVSLSEVYNEDLEEDNSEWDEENAAEDEFEDTDDDDSDEDGEGEGGNASAKGKAGKEKSSSNSAAAKAETAEANNTATADGAAEEEEPQARGKKRKHDG; the protein is encoded by the exons ATGTTGGTGGCACGTTTTGGCATTGGAACACAGCTGTATGTGCGCCATGTTTGTAATAGCGCACTTTTCAGTTTATGTTTGTTTcctttgtgttttcttttttttttttggtttgcttttctttattttcggcGCACTTCTCGCTGGTTAACATTTCTG ATCACAGATTTAAATCTGGATAATTGTCGGAGTACAAGTATTGTGGGCCTTACAGATGAGTACACTGCGCTCGAATCGTTGAGCTTAATCAATGTTGGTTTAACCACACTAAAAGGTTTCCCCAAGTTGCCCAATCTAAAGAAACTCGAACTTTCCGATAACAG AATATCAAATGGCCTCAACTACTTGACTACAAGCCCCAAATTACAATACCTTAACCTGTCGGGCAATAAAATTAAGGATCTGGAAACACTGAAACCTTTAGAGGAATTCAAACAACTTGCTGTTTTGGATTTGTTTAATAACGAAGCAACACAAATTGATAATTACCGagagaagattttcgaaatgttgaAATCTTTGAAATTCCTGGATGG TTTTGATGCGAACGATGTGGAAGCGCCTTCAGAAGATGATGATGACGAGGTTAACGGCAACGATGGCGAGGACGATGGTGACGACGATGGCGAAGAAGAAG ATTCCTGCGATGAGGAGGACTATGCCAGCTCGTATGTATCCACATCTGATGTTTCGTTATCAGAG gtATATAATGAAGATCTGGAAGAGGATAACTCTGAATGGGATGAAGAGAATGCAGCTGAAGATGAATTTGAGGATACCGATGACGATGATAGTGATGAGGATGGCGAAGGAGAGGGGGGAAATGCGTCTGCTAAGGGTAAAGCAGGCAAGGAAAAATCGTCATCCAATTCCGCCGCTGCAAAAGCAGAAACCGCTGAAGCAAATAATACCGCTACCGCTGATGGCGCTGCAG aAGAGGAGGAACCGCAGGCTCGGGGAAAGAAAAGAAAGCACGACGGTTAA